In one window of Macadamia integrifolia cultivar HAES 741 chromosome 2, SCU_Mint_v3, whole genome shotgun sequence DNA:
- the LOC122059330 gene encoding ribosomal RNA large subunit methyltransferase E has translation MSGTGTADFFYREAQRLGYVARSAFKLQQMQKQYKLIKPGASILDLGCAPGAWLQVACQSLGPLKNGGVVVGIDLKKVKVPSLHCDARVQTVCADVMNLLKNEARALSPQGKGFSVILSDMCPLVSGITTRDAALSVELGMRALDLAIGRAAFSHLNSSNTEELDASSSGIDGNGILQPGGNLVVKLLESGDIQDFSQICKPLFKKASWLRPKATRSSSREIYLICQGLQ, from the exons ATGAGTGGAACTGGAACAGCAGACTTCTTCTATAGAGAGGCTCAGCGCCTGGGCTATGTTGCACGGTCTGCCTTCAAG CTACAGCAGATGCAAAAGCAATATAAATTGATAAAACCTGGGGCATCTATTCTTGACCTTGGTTGCGCTCCCGGTGCATGGCTTCAG GTTGCTTGTCAGAGCTTGGGTCCCTTGAAAAACGGTGGGGTTGTTGTGGGTATTGATCTAAAG AAGGTGAAGGTTCCTTCTCTTCATTGTGATGCAAGAGTACAAACTGTTTGTGCTGATGTCATGAATCTTCTGAAGAATGAAGCTAGGGCGCTCTCTCCTCAG GGGAAAGGATTTTCTGTGATACTATCGGACATGTGCCCACTTGTTTCTGGAATCACAACTAGAGACGCTGCTTTATCTGTTGAGTTGGGGATGCGGGCACTTGATTTAGCCATTGGCAGAGCTGCCTTTTCTCACTTGAACAGTAGTAATACTGAGGAGCTAGATGCTTCCAGTTCTGGCATAGACGGAAATGGCATTCTGCAACCTGGGGGAAATCTTGTAGTTAAGCTCCTTGAAAGTGGAGACATTCAAG ACTTCAGCCAAATCTGTAAACCACTTTTCAAGAAAGCATCTTGGTTAAGACCCAAAGCAACAAGGTCGTCTTCTAGAGAGATATATTTGATTTGTCAAGGGTTGCAGTAA
- the LOC122070572 gene encoding FAD synthetase 2, chloroplastic isoform X1: MFLQLKMVTGCRISQHLRNYNLGYCSRAPFCRLLVGGKFVSFSLNPCDSTGHKNRFLGIGISGNFSGFQAGTLRAISSNEAPIFSDCFSQREDDGELPSDGSSSVTGGVVALGKFDALHVGHRELAVHASKAGIPFLMSFVGMAEVFGWEPRAPIVAKCDRKRVLASWASHCGNVAPTEFHVDFSSVRHLSPRQFVEKLSKEFGVRGVVAGENYRFGYKAAGDASELVKLCGEYGLGAYIVNSVMDRNQCMRDKGPNNSKEMGQVSSTRVRHALAEGDMRYVSELLGRKHRLVLKMRNQEVLIGNEKRISAPKSNLLNLSPKDGLYQNCSLLFNEKTVVPCRATIDTTHIYVEADEGYWTQVPLQNYRVLGIEFDDTAKE, translated from the exons ATGTTTCTGCAATTGAAGATGGTGACTGGATGTCGAATTTCTCAGCACTTGAGAAATTACAACCTGGGTTATTGTTCCAGGGCTCCATTTTGTCGTCTGTTGGTTGGCGGGAAGTTCGTATCGTTCTCTCTGAATCCTTGTGACAGCACTGGTCACAAGAATCGTTTTCTTGGGATTGGGATTTCCGGCAATTTTTCTGGGTTTCAAGCTGGCACTCTGCGAGCCATATCATCCAATGAAGCTCCCATTTTCTCAGATTGTTTCAG TCAACGTGAAGATGATGGGGAGCTTCCTTCTGATggttcatcatctgtcaccg GAGGTGTAGTGGCTCTGGGAAAGTTTGATGCTCTTCATGTCGGTCACCGAGAACTTGCTGTGCATGCATCAAAGGCTGGCATTCCTTTTCTTATGTCATTTGTTGGAATGGCAGAAGTTTTTGGTTGGGAACCCCG GGCTCCTATAGTTGCCAAATGTGACCGGAAGCGGGTTCTTGCCTCCTGGGCTTCTCATTGTGGTAATGTTGCCCCAACTGAGTTCCATGTTGACTTCTCAAGTGTTCGACATCTCTCCCCACGACAGTTTGTTGAGAAGTTATCCAAAGAATTTGGAGTACGTGGAGTTGTGGCGG GTGAAAACTACCGCTTTGGATACAAAGCTGCAGGCGATGCATCGGAGTTGGTGAAGCTTTGTGGGGAGTATGGACTGGGAGCTTATATTGTGAACTCTGTCATGGACAGGAACCAATGCATGAGAGATAAAGGCCCTAACAATTCAAAAGAGATGGGACAGGTATCATCTACCCGGGTTCGTCATGCTCTTGCTGAAGGAGATATGAGATATGTGTCAGAGCTTTTGGGGCGCAAACACCGTCTCGTGCTGAAAATGAGAAACCAAGAAGTACTTATTGGCAATGAGAAAAGGATATCAGCTCCCAAGTCCAATTTGTTGAATCTATCACCCAAGGATGGTTTATATCAGAACTGCTCTCTGTTGTTTAATGAAAAAACTGTAGTACCATGTAGAGCAACCATTGATACAACTCACATTTATGTGGAAGCTGATGAAGGTTATTGGACACAAGTCCCATTGCAGAACTACAGAGTTCTTGGGATTGAATTTGATGACACGGCAAAAGAATGA
- the LOC122070572 gene encoding FAD synthetase 2, chloroplastic isoform X2, which produces MFLQLKMVTGCRISQHLRNYNLGYCSRAPFCRLLVGGKFVSFSLNPCDSTGHKNRFLGIGISGNFSGFQAGTLRAISSNEAPIFSDCFSQREDDGELPSDGGVVALGKFDALHVGHRELAVHASKAGIPFLMSFVGMAEVFGWEPRAPIVAKCDRKRVLASWASHCGNVAPTEFHVDFSSVRHLSPRQFVEKLSKEFGVRGVVAGENYRFGYKAAGDASELVKLCGEYGLGAYIVNSVMDRNQCMRDKGPNNSKEMGQVSSTRVRHALAEGDMRYVSELLGRKHRLVLKMRNQEVLIGNEKRISAPKSNLLNLSPKDGLYQNCSLLFNEKTVVPCRATIDTTHIYVEADEGYWTQVPLQNYRVLGIEFDDTAKE; this is translated from the exons ATGTTTCTGCAATTGAAGATGGTGACTGGATGTCGAATTTCTCAGCACTTGAGAAATTACAACCTGGGTTATTGTTCCAGGGCTCCATTTTGTCGTCTGTTGGTTGGCGGGAAGTTCGTATCGTTCTCTCTGAATCCTTGTGACAGCACTGGTCACAAGAATCGTTTTCTTGGGATTGGGATTTCCGGCAATTTTTCTGGGTTTCAAGCTGGCACTCTGCGAGCCATATCATCCAATGAAGCTCCCATTTTCTCAGATTGTTTCAG TCAACGTGAAGATGATGGGGAGCTTCCTTCTGATg GAGGTGTAGTGGCTCTGGGAAAGTTTGATGCTCTTCATGTCGGTCACCGAGAACTTGCTGTGCATGCATCAAAGGCTGGCATTCCTTTTCTTATGTCATTTGTTGGAATGGCAGAAGTTTTTGGTTGGGAACCCCG GGCTCCTATAGTTGCCAAATGTGACCGGAAGCGGGTTCTTGCCTCCTGGGCTTCTCATTGTGGTAATGTTGCCCCAACTGAGTTCCATGTTGACTTCTCAAGTGTTCGACATCTCTCCCCACGACAGTTTGTTGAGAAGTTATCCAAAGAATTTGGAGTACGTGGAGTTGTGGCGG GTGAAAACTACCGCTTTGGATACAAAGCTGCAGGCGATGCATCGGAGTTGGTGAAGCTTTGTGGGGAGTATGGACTGGGAGCTTATATTGTGAACTCTGTCATGGACAGGAACCAATGCATGAGAGATAAAGGCCCTAACAATTCAAAAGAGATGGGACAGGTATCATCTACCCGGGTTCGTCATGCTCTTGCTGAAGGAGATATGAGATATGTGTCAGAGCTTTTGGGGCGCAAACACCGTCTCGTGCTGAAAATGAGAAACCAAGAAGTACTTATTGGCAATGAGAAAAGGATATCAGCTCCCAAGTCCAATTTGTTGAATCTATCACCCAAGGATGGTTTATATCAGAACTGCTCTCTGTTGTTTAATGAAAAAACTGTAGTACCATGTAGAGCAACCATTGATACAACTCACATTTATGTGGAAGCTGATGAAGGTTATTGGACACAAGTCCCATTGCAGAACTACAGAGTTCTTGGGATTGAATTTGATGACACGGCAAAAGAATGA
- the LOC122070572 gene encoding FAD synthetase 1, chloroplastic isoform X3 — protein MFLQLKMVTGCRISQHLRNYNLGYCSRAPFCRLLVGGKFVSFSLNPCDSTGHKNRFLGIGISGNFSGFQAGTLRAISSNEAPIFSDCFRAPIVAKCDRKRVLASWASHCGNVAPTEFHVDFSSVRHLSPRQFVEKLSKEFGVRGVVAGENYRFGYKAAGDASELVKLCGEYGLGAYIVNSVMDRNQCMRDKGPNNSKEMGQVSSTRVRHALAEGDMRYVSELLGRKHRLVLKMRNQEVLIGNEKRISAPKSNLLNLSPKDGLYQNCSLLFNEKTVVPCRATIDTTHIYVEADEGYWTQVPLQNYRVLGIEFDDTAKE, from the exons ATGTTTCTGCAATTGAAGATGGTGACTGGATGTCGAATTTCTCAGCACTTGAGAAATTACAACCTGGGTTATTGTTCCAGGGCTCCATTTTGTCGTCTGTTGGTTGGCGGGAAGTTCGTATCGTTCTCTCTGAATCCTTGTGACAGCACTGGTCACAAGAATCGTTTTCTTGGGATTGGGATTTCCGGCAATTTTTCTGGGTTTCAAGCTGGCACTCTGCGAGCCATATCATCCAATGAAGCTCCCATTTTCTCAGATTGTTTCAG GGCTCCTATAGTTGCCAAATGTGACCGGAAGCGGGTTCTTGCCTCCTGGGCTTCTCATTGTGGTAATGTTGCCCCAACTGAGTTCCATGTTGACTTCTCAAGTGTTCGACATCTCTCCCCACGACAGTTTGTTGAGAAGTTATCCAAAGAATTTGGAGTACGTGGAGTTGTGGCGG GTGAAAACTACCGCTTTGGATACAAAGCTGCAGGCGATGCATCGGAGTTGGTGAAGCTTTGTGGGGAGTATGGACTGGGAGCTTATATTGTGAACTCTGTCATGGACAGGAACCAATGCATGAGAGATAAAGGCCCTAACAATTCAAAAGAGATGGGACAGGTATCATCTACCCGGGTTCGTCATGCTCTTGCTGAAGGAGATATGAGATATGTGTCAGAGCTTTTGGGGCGCAAACACCGTCTCGTGCTGAAAATGAGAAACCAAGAAGTACTTATTGGCAATGAGAAAAGGATATCAGCTCCCAAGTCCAATTTGTTGAATCTATCACCCAAGGATGGTTTATATCAGAACTGCTCTCTGTTGTTTAATGAAAAAACTGTAGTACCATGTAGAGCAACCATTGATACAACTCACATTTATGTGGAAGCTGATGAAGGTTATTGGACACAAGTCCCATTGCAGAACTACAGAGTTCTTGGGATTGAATTTGATGACACGGCAAAAGAATGA